The proteins below are encoded in one region of Ignavibacteriota bacterium:
- a CDS encoding T9SS type A sorting domain-containing protein, whose product MKQVILRSLTAFICVVSMLTGTNILFAQNQNSILQQGQDLLNNYEPPKMVTPVETMTPEESWREKMVQQQSLMSSIRYASTVLAYSTQYSGTSWSAARALGAPDVYPNYGDNSYAWASGSPDGQREYLEFLFNNPAPVSSIAIWETYNPGAVDTIYVKNPSTSLWEVVWSGSAVSAGSSSRIFSVNFTSTAYNVSEVRIAINSPAVGGYNEIDAVGISSSAINQLRVNTMPSYTTSTTYGNALAGQQIMVWGNANGGTGPYSYVLDFGDGTNTTGSVSSPNNRMIGANHTYATAGNKMMKLTVTDALGAVSSDSSVIRVYAAATTTISVNMAIEKGLLYLYQNQYSDGHWADNSNVKASTGAALLCFEENGHKPTNDFDRDIYAEYVRLGLNYLLSGASQYNIYAQTAGNPDTDGDGKGAYLEGSSHATYVNGIANLAVIGAHNNAANAQLDTITVGVYAGKTFYDYGVDMVDQWAFSQTESGTPAYRGGWRYGVATANYGDADNSTTQWPALNLEAAEKSWGIVAPSFVKSELAYTLANTQDGTGGFGYSQMSYWNNITKTAAGIGSLVYKGENSSSASVISAINFLNNNWNSGNLDAYSWSNHFYGNTYAMYGVAKGMRIMDNHTGLQFIGTHDWYAEYVDHLLNNATWKQNSNGSWPRNASYAPTSYMGDPLNSSFAILVLTQGVVIPPPVAVIDPVSPRPSNTAFQVFGNSSYHQDPNKSIVSYSWDWDASNGINFTTPDASGQNPINPGYPSPGAYTITLRVVDNGDPAQYDDVSATVEINDTANHPPVAVAIPPGSGGVYAGRVGEPITLDATFSYDPDEPNDSVVAYNWDTDGNGIYGDATTPQVTLTFNNEYNGQVGVKVYDTHGDSSINNAYITIYASRRDLFVESFTSTPYYASVGGQLHVVAVFKNNDTSDAAANSVQVKFYDEDPYTTGNQIGSPFTVDLPIGGRDTIDTYLTIPSLPYGDRQFYVFVDANNQFAEWNEQNNVMGSDVNIGTWLTLRGMKWNDLDGNGVKDENEPGIAGWTISLDNEGTTTTDANGNYEFVGVPAGTHTVSEFNDTAWTQTYPPTGTYFFSVSVESTLTGLNFGNKRIPNGVISGLKFYDKNGNGQQDEFENSLSGWVIELFLPGDPGQTWYDTTDANGMYSFSGLAPGTYTVSEQNQSGYVQTAPVSPGTYTLTVDFEAVFSNKNFGNFAYDNFFGYKFEDVNGDSTDNDEPRLSGWTILLMKGEDTVATTVTGSEGEFSFDNVGPGTYTIREVNQAGWDQIVPGSPGYYTVNAYSGSERDPFVFGNRHSAGISGMKFNDLNGNGSRDEGEPGLANWQIVLRGAASDTAITDVDGAYSFAITSSGKYLVSEIQQNGWVQTTTNPDSISVVLGQNVSGVNFGNYQTASISGMKFLDADADSVKDQSENGLQGWTIKATKGLSQKTAVTDANGAYSFSFGPSETGTWIINEMLQVGWTQTFPANSTYSINIQSGTASANVDFGNYQGSSISGKKFEDVAGDGDTAGDPTLNGWTIELYSGETLVASTTTSGDGEYEFGNLAPGSYIVQEVLQQGWLQTYPENGSYSVTIASGSNVTGKDFANFELGSISGVKFLDFDGDSVKDAGEVGLANWEITLKEGEATVATDTTDELGQYSFTGLTAGSYVVAEVMQDGWYQTTPVSGEYQIDVVSGTVESGKNFGNFEYGTISGTKWFDRDSSGTRNIACEGMLPNIKMVLYGTNTAPDTVTTDENGEFTFSNVPADVFTLTEASNPLWNQTYPSNGTPYSITMVSGLDTTGLEFGNFYVPDTGKFRTFILTDYNAARRSPQKSGFIRNPTAGNVRDTVFIRKGFGLENANDSGYLRIGIKRPDSALINTWGWFFHRWQVYKGPAVKHWIYNKKAWGTKRDPKTKQQVPRNPAFYLNGVVGEQVTETYFGNAGNHLTMELTTLKTNVAASDLGITPKGLGDLIYVCRDTTADSVFVGKSIRTIIAHADTALTMGRAIRNVSANHIDTTYRHPVSYLTLLDSVIARINREFRATKIDTISTKPLKLKGVKGLYKVSYLMRDSIAPVPLAHFEPNYATEEIPATFKLEQNYPNPFNPMTTVQFELQVPSKVTLKIYNLLGQEVATILNDVDMEDGVQAIELDATSFSSGVYFYKLEANGFDEDGQKHSFQSVKKMTLIK is encoded by the coding sequence ATGAAACAAGTGATACTTCGTTCATTAACAGCATTCATTTGTGTGGTGTCAATGTTGACAGGAACAAATATCTTGTTTGCTCAAAATCAAAATAGCATTCTACAGCAAGGACAAGATTTATTAAACAATTATGAACCTCCAAAGATGGTGACTCCGGTGGAAACTATGACACCGGAAGAATCGTGGAGAGAAAAGATGGTACAACAACAAAGTCTGATGTCGTCTATTCGATATGCATCAACGGTGTTGGCATATAGTACCCAGTACAGCGGGACGAGTTGGTCGGCGGCACGAGCATTAGGTGCGCCAGATGTATATCCAAATTACGGTGATAATAGCTATGCATGGGCTTCTGGCAGCCCTGACGGACAACGAGAATATCTTGAATTCTTGTTCAACAATCCTGCACCCGTATCAAGCATTGCAATTTGGGAAACGTATAACCCCGGTGCTGTTGATACAATCTACGTTAAAAATCCCAGCACTTCTTTGTGGGAAGTTGTTTGGTCGGGCAGTGCGGTAAGTGCGGGTAGTTCGTCAAGAATATTCAGTGTGAATTTTACATCAACAGCATACAATGTTTCAGAAGTACGAATCGCAATCAATTCTCCGGCAGTGGGCGGCTATAATGAGATAGATGCAGTAGGAATTTCATCCTCAGCAATTAATCAATTGCGCGTGAACACTATGCCAAGTTATACAACAAGTACAACCTATGGTAATGCGTTGGCTGGTCAACAGATAATGGTTTGGGGTAATGCGAACGGAGGGACGGGGCCATACTCTTACGTTCTTGATTTTGGAGATGGCACGAATACTACCGGAAGTGTTTCTTCACCGAATAATCGGATGATTGGGGCGAATCATACCTATGCCACTGCCGGAAACAAAATGATGAAATTGACGGTCACCGATGCATTAGGCGCTGTGAGTTCCGATTCATCCGTAATCCGAGTGTATGCCGCGGCAACCACCACAATCAGTGTTAACATGGCGATTGAAAAAGGATTGTTGTATCTCTATCAGAACCAGTATAGTGATGGTCATTGGGCTGATAATTCAAATGTAAAAGCATCTACCGGCGCGGCATTACTCTGTTTTGAGGAGAATGGTCACAAGCCGACAAACGATTTCGACCGTGATATTTATGCAGAATATGTACGTTTAGGTTTGAATTATCTTCTCTCGGGAGCTTCACAGTACAATATCTATGCACAAACTGCTGGTAATCCCGACACAGATGGTGATGGAAAAGGCGCATATCTGGAAGGTTCCAGTCATGCAACGTATGTGAATGGTATTGCAAATTTGGCTGTAATAGGTGCGCATAACAATGCTGCAAATGCACAACTTGACACTATAACTGTAGGAGTATATGCCGGGAAAACATTCTATGATTATGGTGTTGATATGGTTGACCAATGGGCGTTTAGCCAGACAGAAAGCGGAACTCCAGCATATCGCGGTGGTTGGCGATACGGTGTTGCAACTGCGAACTACGGAGATGCAGATAATTCAACAACGCAGTGGCCCGCTTTAAATTTAGAAGCCGCTGAAAAAAGTTGGGGAATTGTAGCGCCTTCATTTGTGAAATCGGAACTTGCATACACTCTTGCTAATACACAAGATGGCACAGGCGGTTTCGGTTATTCTCAAATGAGTTACTGGAACAATATAACAAAAACAGCTGCTGGTATCGGTTCGTTAGTCTATAAGGGGGAGAATTCATCCAGCGCTTCAGTTATTTCAGCAATTAATTTTTTAAATAACAACTGGAATTCCGGGAACTTAGATGCGTATAGTTGGTCAAATCATTTTTATGGCAATACATACGCTATGTATGGTGTAGCAAAAGGTATGCGTATCATGGATAACCATACCGGTTTACAATTCATCGGTACCCACGATTGGTATGCAGAATATGTTGACCATCTTTTGAATAACGCAACGTGGAAACAAAACTCGAATGGTTCATGGCCCAGAAATGCAAGTTATGCACCGACGAGTTATATGGGTGATCCATTGAATTCATCTTTTGCAATTCTTGTCTTAACACAGGGTGTTGTTATTCCTCCACCTGTTGCAGTTATTGACCCGGTTTCACCTCGTCCTTCGAATACAGCATTTCAGGTATTTGGAAATAGTTCCTACCATCAGGACCCGAATAAGTCCATTGTTTCTTATTCATGGGATTGGGACGCATCAAATGGAATTAACTTTACCACGCCGGACGCTTCCGGGCAAAACCCGATTAACCCCGGATATCCATCACCGGGCGCATATACAATTACCCTGCGTGTTGTTGATAACGGGGACCCGGCACAATATGATGATGTAAGTGCAACTGTTGAAATCAATGACACAGCAAATCACCCGCCTGTCGCGGTTGCTATTCCTCCGGGTTCGGGCGGGGTCTATGCCGGTCGTGTCGGAGAACCTATCACACTCGATGCAACATTTTCTTATGACCCTGACGAACCGAACGACTCTGTCGTTGCATATAACTGGGACACAGATGGTAATGGAATCTATGGTGATGCGACTACTCCTCAAGTAACTCTGACGTTCAATAACGAATACAATGGTCAGGTCGGAGTGAAAGTCTATGACACGCATGGCGATTCAAGCATTAACAATGCGTACATTACTATCTATGCATCACGTCGTGATTTATTTGTTGAATCTTTTACCTCGACGCCATATTATGCTTCCGTTGGTGGTCAGTTACATGTCGTTGCAGTATTTAAGAATAATGATACTTCCGATGCGGCGGCAAATAGTGTTCAGGTGAAGTTCTACGATGAAGACCCATACACGACAGGAAATCAAATCGGCAGTCCGTTCACTGTTGATTTACCGATTGGTGGTCGGGATACAATTGACACGTATCTCACTATTCCGTCACTTCCCTATGGTGACAGACAGTTCTATGTCTTCGTTGATGCAAACAATCAATTTGCTGAGTGGAATGAGCAGAATAACGTTATGGGTTCTGATGTCAACATCGGAACATGGTTAACGCTTCGTGGAATGAAGTGGAATGACCTTGATGGCAATGGCGTCAAAGATGAAAACGAACCCGGAATAGCCGGTTGGACGATATCTCTTGATAATGAAGGGACCACCACCACCGATGCAAACGGGAATTATGAGTTTGTCGGTGTACCCGCAGGTACGCATACTGTATCTGAGTTCAATGATACAGCATGGACACAGACGTATCCGCCTACAGGAACATATTTCTTCTCCGTTTCGGTTGAAAGTACGCTTACCGGTTTGAACTTTGGTAATAAGAGAATTCCTAACGGCGTTATCTCCGGATTGAAATTCTATGACAAAAACGGAAATGGACAACAGGATGAATTTGAAAACAGCTTGAGCGGATGGGTCATCGAATTGTTCTTGCCAGGCGATCCCGGACAAACATGGTACGATACGACAGATGCAAATGGTATGTACTCATTCAGCGGACTTGCACCCGGAACCTATACTGTTTCAGAACAGAATCAGTCAGGGTATGTACAAACGGCGCCGGTATCTCCCGGAACTTATACACTTACAGTTGATTTCGAGGCAGTATTTTCAAATAAAAACTTTGGAAATTTTGCATACGATAATTTCTTCGGTTATAAATTTGAAGATGTCAACGGTGACTCTACCGATAATGACGAGCCGCGTTTATCCGGTTGGACAATTTTGCTGATGAAGGGCGAAGATACAGTTGCAACAACTGTCACAGGCTCTGAAGGCGAATTCAGTTTTGATAACGTCGGTCCGGGAACATACACAATCCGTGAAGTCAATCAGGCAGGATGGGACCAAATAGTTCCCGGCTCTCCCGGTTATTACACAGTGAATGCGTACAGCGGTTCGGAACGAGACCCGTTTGTTTTTGGTAACAGGCATAGTGCTGGAATTTCAGGAATGAAGTTCAACGACCTGAATGGTAACGGTTCACGCGATGAAGGTGAACCCGGCTTAGCAAACTGGCAGATCGTTCTACGCGGCGCCGCATCCGATACGGCTATAACAGATGTGGATGGAGCATATTCATTTGCCATCACATCGAGCGGAAAATATCTGGTGAGTGAAATTCAACAGAATGGTTGGGTTCAAACGACAACGAATCCGGACTCCATCAGTGTTGTTCTCGGTCAGAATGTTAGCGGTGTGAATTTTGGAAACTATCAGACTGCCTCAATTTCCGGTATGAAATTCCTCGATGCCGATGCAGACAGTGTGAAAGACCAGAGTGAAAACGGTTTACAGGGCTGGACAATCAAAGCGACAAAGGGATTATCTCAGAAAACTGCAGTGACCGATGCTAATGGTGCATACTCATTCTCGTTCGGTCCTTCGGAAACGGGAACATGGATTATTAATGAAATGTTGCAAGTTGGCTGGACACAAACGTTCCCTGCAAACTCGACATATTCGATTAATATTCAATCAGGGACTGCAAGTGCAAATGTAGATTTTGGAAACTATCAGGGTAGTTCAATCTCCGGTAAAAAATTCGAAGATGTTGCCGGTGATGGAGATACTGCGGGTGACCCGACCTTAAACGGATGGACGATTGAATTGTACAGCGGTGAAACATTGGTTGCTTCTACAACAACTTCCGGTGATGGAGAGTATGAATTCGGAAATCTCGCCCCCGGAAGTTATATCGTTCAGGAAGTATTGCAACAAGGATGGTTACAAACATATCCGGAGAACGGTTCATATTCTGTTACCATCGCGTCAGGTTCAAATGTAACAGGGAAGGACTTTGCAAACTTTGAACTCGGCTCAATCAGCGGCGTGAAGTTTCTTGACTTTGATGGTGACTCGGTGAAAGATGCCGGTGAAGTTGGTTTGGCAAATTGGGAAATCACCTTAAAAGAGGGAGAAGCAACAGTTGCCACAGATACGACAGATGAACTCGGTCAGTATAGCTTCACGGGGTTAACCGCCGGTTCATATGTAGTCGCTGAAGTAATGCAGGATGGTTGGTATCAAACAACTCCTGTAAGCGGAGAGTATCAAATAGATGTTGTCAGTGGTACGGTTGAATCAGGGAAAAATTTCGGTAACTTTGAGTACGGTACAATCAGCGGTACGAAATGGTTCGACCGTGATAGTAGCGGAACGCGCAATATCGCCTGCGAAGGAATGTTACCAAATATCAAGATGGTGTTGTATGGAACAAACACTGCCCCCGATACAGTCACCACGGATGAAAACGGTGAATTTACGTTCAGCAATGTTCCAGCCGACGTATTTACATTGACAGAAGCAAGTAATCCTCTCTGGAACCAAACATATCCGTCAAATGGAACGCCGTATTCGATTACAATGGTGAGCGGTTTAGATACTACGGGATTGGAATTTGGAAATTTCTATGTCCCAGACACAGGTAAATTCCGCACATTTATTCTTACTGATTATAACGCCGCACGTCGATCCCCACAAAAATCAGGGTTCATTAGAAATCCAACGGCAGGTAATGTTCGTGACACAGTCTTTATTCGTAAAGGATTCGGTCTCGAAAATGCCAATGATAGTGGCTATCTCCGCATCGGTATCAAAAGACCCGATAGCGCATTAATAAATACGTGGGGATGGTTCTTCCATCGTTGGCAGGTTTATAAAGGACCTGCAGTGAAACATTGGATTTACAACAAGAAAGCGTGGGGAACAAAGCGTGACCCAAAAACAAAACAACAGGTTCCGCGTAATCCCGCATTCTATCTCAATGGAGTTGTCGGTGAACAAGTTACAGAAACATACTTTGGCAATGCCGGTAACCACCTCACAATGGAATTGACAACACTGAAAACAAACGTAGCGGCGAGCGATCTTGGAATCACTCCGAAAGGATTGGGTGATTTGATTTATGTTTGTCGTGATACTACAGCAGACAGTGTTTTTGTTGGAAAGTCAATCAGAACGATTATCGCTCATGCTGATACAGCATTAACGATGGGTCGGGCAATTCGGAATGTCAGCGCAAACCATATTGATACTACGTATCGTCATCCGGTTTCCTATCTCACGTTGCTCGATTCTGTTATCGCACGTATCAATCGCGAATTCAGAGCGACAAAAATTGATACAATATCAACCAAGCCTTTGAAATTGAAAGGCGTGAAAGGTTTGTACAAGGTATCATACTTAATGCGCGATAGTATCGCTCCGGTTCCGTTAGCACACTTCGAACCGAATTATGCGACAGAAGAAATTCCGGCAACGTTCAAGTTAGAACAGAACTATCCGAATCCGTTCAACCCGATGACGACGGTACAGTTTGAGTTGCAGGTTCCATCAAAGGTGACGCTCAAGATTTATAACCTTCTCGGACAGGAAGTTGCTACTATCCTGAATGATGTTGACATGGAAGATGGAGTTCAGGCAATCGAACTCGATGCAACAAGTTTCTCTTCGGGCGTCTATTTCTACAAACTTGAAGCGAATGGATTTGACGAAGATGGTCAGAAACATTCGTTCCAAAGTGTAAAGAAAATGACATTAATTAAGTAA